A DNA window from Bacteroides cellulosilyticus contains the following coding sequences:
- a CDS encoding SDR family oxidoreductase yields MKQKLAVITGADGGMGMEITRAVAAAGYKVIMACRDPEIAEEKRQLIMRETGNIALEIVPVNLASLSSTASFAHELLQRGEAITLLMNNAGTMETKRCITEDGLEHTVSVNYVAPYLLTRKLLPLMGEGSRIVNMVSCTYAIGKLDFPDFFLRGKKGAFWRIPIYSNTKLALTLFTIALSKKVKEKGIIVNAADPGIVSTKIITMHMWFDPLTDIFFRPFIRTPRQGAATAISLLLDEDAGKRTGTLNVSCHPKQLSEKFFHHVQMKELWDKTEEIVAKWL; encoded by the coding sequence ATGAAACAGAAACTTGCAGTTATAACCGGAGCAGATGGCGGTATGGGAATGGAGATTACACGCGCTGTTGCTGCCGCCGGATATAAAGTCATTATGGCGTGTCGTGATCCTGAAATCGCAGAAGAGAAACGTCAGTTAATAATGCGGGAAACAGGAAATATAGCATTGGAAATAGTACCGGTCAATCTTGCTTCTTTATCTTCTACGGCTTCTTTTGCCCATGAACTTCTTCAGCGTGGAGAAGCTATCACCTTGTTAATGAACAATGCCGGCACCATGGAAACGAAACGTTGTATCACCGAAGATGGATTGGAACATACAGTGAGTGTCAATTATGTAGCTCCCTATTTGTTGACCCGTAAATTGCTACCATTGATGGGAGAGGGAAGCAGGATTGTAAATATGGTGTCCTGTACTTATGCCATTGGTAAACTGGATTTTCCTGACTTCTTTTTACGTGGAAAGAAAGGTGCTTTCTGGCGTATTCCGATTTATAGTAATACGAAGTTGGCATTGACTCTGTTTACAATAGCTCTATCGAAGAAGGTGAAAGAAAAAGGAATTATTGTCAATGCTGCTGATCCGGGTATTGTTTCCACAAAAATCATTACGATGCATATGTGGTTTGATCCGTTGACGGATATCTTTTTCCGGCCTTTCATACGTACGCCTCGCCAGGGAGCAGCGACGGCCATCAGTTTGTTACTGGATGAAGATGCGGGAAAACGTACCGGAACATTGAATGTAAGTTGCCATCCTAAACAGCTCTCAGAGAAATTCTTTCATCATGTACAGATGAAGGAACTATGGGATAAGACAGAAGAAATTGTAGCAAAATGGCTATAA
- the cmk gene encoding (d)CMP kinase, whose amino-acid sequence MKKITIAIDGFSSCGKSTMAKDLAREIGYIYIDSGAMYRAVTLYSIENDIFQGNDIDTERLRKEIDNIHISFQLNPETGRPDTYLNGVNVENKIRSMEVSSHVSPIATLGFVREAMVAQQQAMGNSKGIVMDGRDIGTTVFPDAELKIFVTATPEIRAQRRYDELKTKGQEASFDEILENVKQRDYIDQNREVSPLRKADDALLLDNTDMTIPQQKEWLQEQFNKIVKR is encoded by the coding sequence ATGAAAAAGATAACTATTGCAATCGACGGCTTTTCCTCTTGCGGAAAAAGTACTATGGCAAAAGACCTTGCCCGTGAAATAGGTTACATCTACATCGATAGTGGTGCCATGTACCGTGCAGTCACTTTATACAGTATAGAAAACGATATCTTTCAGGGAAATGACATCGATACGGAAAGACTTCGAAAAGAAATAGATAATATCCATATTTCCTTTCAATTAAACCCTGAGACCGGACGTCCGGATACTTATCTGAACGGAGTAAATGTAGAAAATAAAATCCGCAGCATGGAAGTTTCTTCCCATGTTAGTCCCATTGCAACTTTAGGGTTTGTACGCGAAGCAATGGTAGCACAGCAACAAGCAATGGGCAATTCCAAAGGTATTGTCATGGATGGACGTGATATCGGAACTACGGTTTTTCCAGATGCTGAACTAAAAATATTTGTAACTGCCACGCCCGAAATCCGTGCACAACGTCGCTATGATGAATTAAAGACCAAAGGACAAGAAGCCAGTTTTGATGAAATACTTGAAAACGTAAAGCAACGGGATTATATCGATCAGAATAGAGAAGTAAGCCCGCTTCGCAAAGCAGATGACGCATTGCTGCTGGACAACACTGACATGACTATTCCTCAACAAAAGGAATGGTTGCAAGAGCAATTCAATAAGATCGTTAAGAGATAA
- a CDS encoding citrate/2-methylcitrate synthase — translation MKKEYLVYKLSEDMKEAVRIDTELFSKFDVKRGLRNEDGTGVLVGLTRIGNVVGYERVPGGGLKPIPGKLFYRGYDVEDIVHAFVKEKRFGFEEVAYLLLSGNLPDKEELASFRELINDNMPLEQKTKMNIIELEGNNIMNILARSVLEMYRFDPAADDTSRDNLMRQSIELISKFPTIIAYAYNMLRHATFGRSLHIRHPQENLSIAENFLYMLKRNYTQLDARTLDLLLVLQAEHGGGNNSTFTVRVTSSTGTDTYSSIAAGIGSLKGPLHGGANIQVADMFHHLQENIQDWTSVDEIDTYFTRMLNKEVYNKTGLIYGIGHAVYTISDPRAILLKELARDLAREKGKEREFAFLELLEERAIETFGRVKNNGKTVSSNVDFYSGFVYEMIGLPQEIFTPLFAMARIVGWCAHRNEELNFEGKRIIRPAYKNVLEDTTYVPIKKR, via the coding sequence ATGAAGAAGGAATATTTAGTTTATAAGCTTTCCGAGGATATGAAGGAAGCGGTTCGGATTGATACCGAATTATTCTCCAAATTTGATGTGAAGCGCGGTTTGCGCAATGAAGACGGCACGGGTGTTTTGGTTGGACTCACCAGAATTGGTAATGTAGTGGGTTATGAACGTGTTCCGGGCGGTGGCTTGAAGCCTATCCCGGGTAAGCTGTTTTATCGTGGTTATGATGTAGAAGATATTGTACATGCTTTTGTTAAAGAGAAACGTTTCGGATTTGAAGAAGTGGCTTATCTGTTACTGTCCGGTAATTTGCCCGATAAGGAAGAGTTGGCTTCTTTTCGTGAACTGATTAATGATAATATGCCGTTGGAACAGAAGACTAAGATGAATATTATCGAACTGGAAGGGAATAATATTATGAATATCCTGGCACGCAGTGTACTTGAGATGTATCGTTTTGACCCTGCTGCCGATGATACTTCCCGCGACAACCTGATGCGCCAGAGCATAGAATTGATTTCTAAGTTCCCGACCATTATTGCTTATGCATATAATATGTTGCGCCATGCCACTTTCGGCCGTTCATTGCATATTCGCCATCCGCAGGAAAATCTTTCTATTGCCGAAAATTTCCTTTATATGCTGAAACGTAATTATACACAGCTGGATGCTCGTACGCTCGACCTTTTGTTGGTGCTTCAGGCAGAACATGGCGGAGGTAATAACTCTACTTTCACAGTCCGTGTTACTTCTTCTACCGGAACGGATACATACTCATCCATTGCTGCAGGTATCGGTTCGTTGAAAGGCCCGCTTCATGGTGGTGCAAATATTCAGGTGGCTGATATGTTCCATCATTTGCAGGAGAATATTCAGGACTGGACAAGTGTGGATGAGATCGACACTTACTTTACCCGTATGCTGAATAAGGAAGTTTATAACAAGACCGGATTGATTTATGGTATCGGACATGCTGTTTATACGATTTCCGATCCACGTGCTATCTTACTGAAAGAACTGGCTCGTGATCTTGCCCGGGAAAAAGGTAAAGAGCGCGAATTTGCTTTCCTTGAGCTCTTGGAAGAACGTGCTATCGAAACTTTCGGTCGCGTGAAGAACAATGGGAAGACGGTATCGAGTAACGTTGATTTCTATTCTGGCTTTGTTTATGAAATGATTGGATTACCGCAGGAAATCTTTACACCGCTATTTGCTATGGCTCGTATTGTCGGTTGGTGTGCACACCGTAATGAAGAATTGAACTTTGAAGGTAAGCGTATCATTCGTCCGGCATACAAAAATGTACTTGAAGATACGACCTATGTACCTATCAAGAAACGATAA
- a CDS encoding NADH:flavin oxidoreductase, whose amino-acid sequence MSKLFTPVTFGPLTLRNRTIRSAAFESMCPGNAPSQMLLDYHRSVSAGGVGMTTVAYAAVTQSGLSFDRQLWMRSEIIPGLKELTDAVHAEGAAAAIQLGHCGNMSHKSICGVTPVGASSGFNLYSPTFVRGLKKEELPEMACAYGRAVNLAREAGFDAVEIHAGHGYLISQFLSPYTNRRKDCFGGSLENRMRFMDMVMEEVMKAAGTDMAVLVKMNMRDGFCGGMEIDETMQVAKRLEQSGAHALVLSGGFVSKAPMYVMRGQMPIRSMTHYMNCWWLKYGVRMVGKWMIPTVPFKEAYFLEDALKFRAEIKMPLVYVGGLVSREKIDEVLNDGFEAVQMARALLNEPGFVNRMREEEKALCNCKHSNYCIARMYSIEMACHQHLNEELPAGLKREITKIEAKG is encoded by the coding sequence ATGAGCAAGTTATTTACTCCTGTAACTTTTGGCCCGCTGACTTTACGGAATCGTACCATCCGCTCAGCGGCATTTGAAAGTATGTGTCCGGGTAATGCCCCTTCGCAAATGTTGCTTGATTATCATCGTTCAGTTTCGGCTGGTGGTGTTGGAATGACTACTGTGGCCTATGCAGCTGTCACCCAAAGTGGTTTGTCGTTCGACCGCCAATTGTGGATGCGGTCTGAAATCATTCCCGGATTAAAGGAACTGACTGATGCTGTACATGCCGAAGGTGCTGCAGCAGCTATCCAATTGGGACATTGCGGCAATATGTCGCACAAAAGCATTTGTGGTGTTACTCCTGTCGGAGCTTCCAGTGGTTTCAATCTTTACTCACCTACTTTTGTTCGTGGCTTGAAGAAAGAGGAACTGCCTGAGATGGCATGTGCGTATGGTCGTGCTGTGAATCTGGCTCGTGAAGCTGGTTTTGATGCCGTTGAAATACACGCCGGACACGGATATTTGATTTCTCAGTTTCTTTCTCCTTATACCAATCGGCGTAAGGACTGCTTCGGTGGTTCGCTGGAAAACCGGATGCGTTTTATGGACATGGTGATGGAAGAAGTGATGAAAGCTGCCGGAACCGATATGGCTGTATTAGTGAAGATGAACATGCGCGACGGTTTTTGTGGTGGTATGGAGATAGATGAAACGATGCAGGTAGCAAAGCGTCTGGAACAATCGGGGGCTCATGCATTGGTGCTGAGCGGAGGTTTTGTAAGTAAGGCTCCTATGTATGTGATGCGGGGGCAGATGCCTATCCGCTCCATGACTCATTATATGAATTGTTGGTGGTTGAAGTATGGCGTGCGGATGGTGGGAAAATGGATGATACCGACCGTTCCTTTCAAAGAGGCTTACTTTCTGGAAGATGCGCTGAAATTTCGGGCAGAAATAAAGATGCCATTGGTATATGTAGGTGGCTTAGTTTCGCGTGAGAAAATAGATGAGGTACTGAATGATGGTTTTGAAGCTGTACAGATGGCACGTGCCCTGCTTAATGAACCGGGCTTTGTCAACCGTATGCGTGAAGAGGAGAAAGCACTCTGTAATTGTAAACATAGTAATTACTGTATTGCACGGATGTATTCCATTGAAATGGCATGCCATCAGCATTTGAATGAAGAACTTCCGGCCGGCTTAAAGCGGGAAATTACAAAAATAGAAGCAAAAGGATAA
- a CDS encoding DUF1295 domain-containing protein has product MEQGTFQLFLGAMSIIALFVFIALYFVKAGYGMFRTASWGISINNKLAWMLMEAPVFIVMLLLWWNSARYNSIVPLIFFLLFQLHYFQRAFVFPFLLKGKSRMPLAIMMMGMLFNLLNGFMQGEWLFYLAPENLYMPDWLKTPQFILGVLLFFTGMGINWYSDYVIRHLRKPGDTQHYLPSQGMYRYVTSANYFGEIIEWTGWAILTWSLSGLVFLWWTVANLVPRANAIWHRYKEEFGDAVGNRKRVFPFLY; this is encoded by the coding sequence ATGGAACAAGGGACTTTTCAGCTATTTCTGGGTGCAATGAGCATTATCGCACTGTTTGTTTTTATCGCACTTTATTTTGTCAAAGCGGGATATGGAATGTTCCGAACTGCATCTTGGGGCATTTCTATCAATAATAAGTTGGCGTGGATGCTGATGGAGGCACCTGTGTTTATTGTGATGTTATTACTTTGGTGGAATTCAGCACGATATAATTCAATTGTTCCTTTAATTTTCTTTCTCTTATTTCAATTGCATTATTTCCAGCGCGCCTTTGTGTTTCCTTTCCTGCTGAAGGGGAAAAGCCGTATGCCACTTGCTATTATGATGATGGGAATGTTGTTCAACCTCTTGAATGGCTTTATGCAAGGAGAATGGCTTTTTTATCTGGCTCCTGAAAATCTTTATATGCCGGACTGGCTGAAGACTCCACAATTTATTCTTGGAGTATTGCTGTTCTTCACTGGAATGGGAATCAACTGGTATTCGGATTATGTAATCCGCCATCTTCGTAAACCGGGAGATACGCAGCATTATCTGCCATCGCAGGGGATGTATCGTTATGTCACCTCTGCCAATTACTTTGGTGAAATTATAGAATGGACAGGATGGGCTATATTGACATGGTCGCTTTCCGGACTGGTTTTCCTATGGTGGACAGTGGCTAACCTGGTTCCTCGTGCTAATGCTATCTGGCATCGCTATAAAGAAGAATTTGGAGATGCGGTAGGAAACCGGAAACGTGTTTTTCCGTTCCTATATTGA
- the icd gene encoding NADP-dependent isocitrate dehydrogenase — protein MDKITVPFITGDGVGVEITPSMQAIVNAAVQKAYSGQRQIEWMEVWAGERAFEKCGLWLPDETMEAFRDYKVGIKGPLTTPVGGGIRSLNVALRQTLDLYVCLRPVRWYQGIHSPVRHPEKVNMCVFRENTEDIYAGIEWEAGTPEAEKFYKFLHDEMGVKKVRFLKTSSFGVKPVSKEGTERLVRAACRYALENNLPSVTLVHKGNIMKFTEGGFKKWGYELAEREFGEALADGKLVIKDCIADAFLQNTLLIPEEYSVIATLNLNGDYVSDQLAAMVGGIGIAPGANINYQTGHAIFEATHGTAPNIAGKNIVNPCSIILSAVMMLEYFGWKESASLIEHALERSFLDARATADLARFMPGGVSLSTSAFTQEIVERIEK, from the coding sequence ATGGATAAAATTACAGTACCTTTTATTACAGGTGATGGGGTAGGAGTTGAAATAACTCCTTCTATGCAAGCTATTGTGAATGCTGCCGTACAGAAAGCATATAGTGGACAACGGCAAATTGAATGGATGGAAGTGTGGGCAGGCGAACGGGCTTTTGAAAAATGTGGCCTGTGGTTACCTGATGAAACGATGGAAGCTTTCCGTGATTACAAGGTGGGTATCAAAGGTCCGCTGACGACCCCTGTCGGTGGTGGTATCCGTTCACTGAACGTGGCATTGCGCCAGACATTGGACTTGTATGTATGTCTGCGGCCGGTTCGTTGGTATCAGGGCATTCACTCTCCGGTTCGTCATCCGGAGAAGGTGAACATGTGTGTATTCCGTGAAAATACGGAAGATATTTATGCGGGTATTGAGTGGGAAGCCGGTACACCGGAAGCTGAGAAGTTCTATAAGTTTCTGCACGATGAAATGGGGGTGAAGAAAGTACGGTTCCTCAAGACATCTTCTTTCGGTGTGAAACCAGTTTCAAAAGAAGGAACGGAACGACTGGTGCGTGCTGCCTGCCGGTATGCACTTGAGAATAATCTGCCTTCCGTGACATTGGTACACAAGGGAAATATAATGAAGTTTACCGAAGGCGGTTTCAAAAAGTGGGGCTACGAACTGGCTGAACGTGAATTTGGAGAAGCATTGGCTGACGGAAAGCTGGTGATAAAAGATTGCATTGCGGATGCTTTCCTGCAAAATACCTTGTTGATTCCTGAAGAATACTCTGTGATTGCTACCCTTAACCTGAATGGAGATTATGTTTCCGATCAGTTGGCTGCCATGGTGGGCGGTATCGGTATTGCTCCCGGAGCAAATATCAACTACCAGACCGGACATGCCATCTTTGAAGCCACTCATGGCACGGCACCGAATATTGCAGGCAAAAATATTGTGAACCCCTGTTCCATCATTCTGTCTGCTGTAATGATGCTCGAATACTTTGGTTGGAAAGAATCTGCTTCTCTGATAGAACATGCGCTGGAACGAAGTTTCCTTGATGCCCGTGCTACCGCCGACCTGGCGCGCTTCATGCCTGGCGGTGTCTCTTTGTCCACTTCTGCCTTTACCCAGGAGATAGTGGAAAGAATTGAAAAATAA
- a CDS encoding 4-hydroxy-3-methylbut-2-enyl diphosphate reductase, translating into MVKVEIDEGSGFCFGVVTAINKAEEELANGGTLYCLGDIVHNSREVERLKEMGLITINHDDFNHLHDAKVLLRAHGEPPETYEIARRNNIEIIDATCPVVLRLQKKIKQEYTQKDTEDKQIVIYGKTGHAEVLGLVGQTTGEAIVIEKLEEAKKLDFTRSIRLYSQTTKSLDEFQKIVEYIKEHISPDVTFEYYDTICRQVANRIPNIRKFAASHDLVFFVSGKKSSNGKMLFSECKKVNPNSHLIDSAEEIDSSLLTGASSIGVCGATSTPKWLMEEISKAIQSRLTGQ; encoded by the coding sequence ATGGTAAAAGTAGAAATAGATGAAGGTTCCGGCTTCTGCTTCGGTGTAGTCACTGCAATAAATAAAGCTGAAGAAGAGCTAGCCAATGGAGGCACTTTATATTGCCTGGGAGACATCGTGCACAATAGCCGTGAAGTGGAGCGCCTGAAAGAGATGGGCCTCATCACTATCAATCATGATGACTTTAATCATTTGCACGATGCCAAAGTTTTGCTGCGTGCCCATGGAGAACCGCCCGAAACCTATGAAATTGCCCGTCGCAATAATATTGAAATCATTGATGCCACTTGCCCGGTAGTACTCCGCTTACAAAAGAAAATCAAGCAAGAATATACTCAAAAAGATACCGAGGACAAACAAATCGTTATCTATGGAAAAACCGGTCATGCGGAAGTCCTTGGTTTAGTAGGACAAACTACCGGAGAAGCAATTGTCATAGAAAAGTTGGAAGAAGCTAAAAAACTGGATTTCACCAGAAGCATCCGTTTATATTCGCAAACAACAAAGTCATTGGACGAATTCCAGAAAATCGTAGAATACATCAAAGAACATATCTCGCCTGATGTCACATTCGAATATTATGATACCATCTGCCGACAAGTAGCCAATCGCATTCCGAACATACGGAAATTTGCCGCTTCGCACGACCTGGTATTCTTTGTGAGTGGCAAGAAAAGTTCCAATGGAAAAATGTTGTTCAGCGAATGCAAAAAAGTCAACCCAAATTCCCACTTGATAGACAGTGCTGAAGAGATAGACAGTTCTCTGCTTACCGGAGCTTCCTCTATCGGAGTATGTGGAGCAACCTCCACTCCCAAATGGCTGATGGAAGAAATTTCTAAGGCCATTCAATCACGACTTACAGGACAATAA
- the porQ gene encoding type IX secretion system protein PorQ, which translates to MLKKSFITALLLLIFSVLRAQDGTSAFQFLKLPFSAHASALGGENISIIEDDLTMAVQNPALLSCVADKTLNLNYMLYMNGVNVGGAAFARTAGERSTWAITAQYVDYGELKETTEENIETGTFSAKDISISGIYTYDLSDYWSGGVRTNFIYSHYDKYSSFAIGVDLGLNYYHQESDFSASLVARNLGGQLKAFEERHEKLPVDVQLGFSKRLSHAPFRLSLTLHDLTHWSASTTAANNFGKKLLNHIALGIDFLPTNNFYLAAGYNFRRGEEMKINGSSHWAGFTCGTGIQLKRLKLGMAYAKYHVSSSSLIFNLSYTL; encoded by the coding sequence ATGTTGAAAAAGTCTTTTATAACGGCGCTACTACTCCTGATTTTCTCCGTTTTACGTGCACAAGACGGAACCAGCGCCTTTCAATTTCTGAAACTCCCTTTTTCTGCCCATGCATCAGCATTGGGTGGAGAAAACATTTCTATTATAGAAGATGATTTGACTATGGCTGTCCAGAATCCGGCCCTTCTTTCCTGCGTAGCGGATAAGACTCTCAACTTGAATTACATGCTTTACATGAATGGTGTCAACGTTGGTGGAGCCGCATTTGCACGTACTGCCGGTGAGCGTTCCACCTGGGCAATAACCGCACAATATGTAGACTATGGGGAGCTTAAAGAAACGACTGAAGAAAATATTGAAACCGGAACTTTCTCCGCCAAAGATATCTCTATATCGGGTATTTATACCTATGATTTAAGTGATTATTGGAGTGGAGGTGTACGCACCAATTTCATTTACTCCCACTATGATAAATATTCTTCATTTGCTATCGGCGTCGATCTGGGATTAAACTACTATCATCAGGAGTCCGATTTTTCCGCCTCGCTCGTTGCACGCAACCTGGGAGGACAGCTTAAAGCCTTTGAGGAACGGCATGAGAAATTACCTGTTGATGTACAACTGGGGTTCAGCAAACGATTGTCACATGCTCCGTTCCGGCTTTCCCTTACCCTACATGACCTCACACACTGGAGTGCCTCAACCACAGCGGCAAACAATTTCGGAAAGAAATTGTTAAATCATATTGCCCTTGGTATTGACTTCCTACCAACCAACAACTTTTATTTGGCAGCCGGATATAATTTCCGCCGCGGAGAAGAAATGAAAATAAACGGTTCCAGTCATTGGGCAGGTTTCACCTGTGGTACAGGTATTCAATTAAAGCGGTTGAAACTGGGAATGGCATACGCCAAATATCATGTAAGTTCATCCTCACTTATTTTTAATTTATCATATACCTTATAA
- the pfkA gene encoding 6-phosphofructokinase, whose product MGTVKCIGILTSGGDAPGMNAAIRAVTRAAIYNGLQVKGIYRGYRGLVTGEIKEFKSQNVSNIIQLGGTILKTARCQEFTTPEGRQIAYDNMKKEGIDALVIIGGDGSLTGARIFAQEFDVPCIGLPGTIDNDLYGTDTTIGYDTALNTILDAVDKIRDTATSHERLFFVEVMGRDAGFLALNGAIASGAEAAIIPEFSTEVDQLEEFIKNGFRKSKNSSIVIVAESELTGGAMHFAERVKNEYPQYDVRVTILGHLQRGGSPTAHDRILASRLGAAAIDAIMDGQRNVMVGIEHDEVVYVPFTKAIKNDKPIKKDLVNVLRELSI is encoded by the coding sequence ATGGGAACAGTTAAGTGCATAGGTATTTTGACATCCGGTGGCGATGCACCGGGAATGAACGCTGCTATTCGTGCGGTAACACGTGCTGCTATTTACAACGGATTACAAGTAAAAGGTATATATAGAGGTTACAGAGGTCTGGTAACCGGTGAAATCAAAGAATTCAAAAGCCAGAACGTAAGTAATATTATACAATTAGGTGGTACTATCCTGAAAACAGCTCGTTGCCAGGAGTTCACTACTCCCGAAGGACGTCAGATTGCATATGATAATATGAAGAAAGAAGGCATTGATGCCTTGGTTATCATTGGTGGTGACGGTTCATTGACGGGTGCACGTATTTTCGCACAAGAGTTTGATGTACCTTGTATCGGATTACCCGGTACTATCGACAATGACCTGTACGGAACAGATACGACTATCGGTTATGATACAGCTTTGAATACCATTCTGGACGCTGTGGATAAAATTCGCGATACGGCAACTTCTCACGAACGCTTGTTCTTTGTGGAAGTAATGGGGCGTGATGCCGGCTTCCTAGCTTTGAACGGTGCTATTGCCTCAGGTGCAGAGGCCGCTATCATTCCAGAGTTCAGTACGGAAGTCGATCAACTGGAAGAATTCATCAAAAACGGTTTCCGTAAATCCAAGAACAGTAGTATTGTAATTGTTGCGGAAAGCGAACTGACAGGTGGAGCCATGCACTTTGCAGAGCGTGTAAAGAATGAATATCCTCAATACGACGTACGTGTTACTATCCTTGGACACTTGCAGCGCGGTGGAAGTCCTACTGCTCACGATCGTATCCTTGCCAGCCGACTCGGTGCGGCAGCTATTGATGCCATCATGGATGGACAACGCAATGTAATGGTCGGTATCGAACATGACGAAGTGGTATACGTTCCTTTCACAAAAGCTATCAAGAATGATAAGCCAATCAAAAAAGACTTGGTAAATGTATTGAGAGAACTCTCTATTTAA